The window TGCAAAGCGGCGGGGCCGTGTCTGTGGCGGCTGGCTTCTTCCACACCTGCGCGCTAACCACGGGTGGGGCCGTTCAGTGCTGGGGCCACAACGGCAACGGACAAACCGACGTGCCGACCGCGTTGCAAAGCGGCGGGGCCGTGTCTGTGGCGGCTGGCGGGTTCCACACCTGCGCGGTAACCACGGGCGGGTCTGTGCAGTGCTGGGGCGGCAACGGCAACGGGCAAACCACCGTGCCGACCACGCTGCAAGGCGGAGGGGCCGTGTCTGTATCGGCAGGCTACAACCACACCTGCGCGGTGACCACGGGCGGAGCCGTTCAGTGCTGGGGCTACAACGACTACGGGCAAACTACCGCGCCGGGCGCACTGCAAAGCAGCGGGGCATCTGTGGCGGCTGGCAGCAGCCACGCCTGCGCGGTGACCACTGGCGGGGCAGTGCAGTGCTGGGGCTACAACGGCAACGGGCAAACTGAAGTGCCGACCGCGCTGCAAAGCGGCGGGGCCGTGTCTGTGGCAGCTGGCGGCCTCCACACCTGCGCGGTGACCACGGGCGGGTCTGTGCAGTGCTGGGGCGACAACTACAACGGGCAAACCACCGTGCCGACCGCGCTGCAAAGCGGCGGGGCCGGGTCTGTGGCGTCTGGCAGCAGCCACACCTGCGCGGTGACCACGGGCGGGGCCGTGCAGTGCTGGGGCTACAACAGCAACGGGCAAACCACTGTGCCGACCGCGCTGCAAAGCGGCGGGGCCGTGTCTGTGACGGCTGGGGGCCTCCATACCTGCGCGGTGACCACGGGCAGGGCAGTGCAGTGCTGGGGCTATAACTACGACGGGCAAACCACCGTGCCGACCGCACTGCAAAGCGGCGGGGCCGTGTCTGTGGCGGCTGGCTTATTCCACACCTGCGCGGTGACCACGGGCGGGGCCGTGCAGTGCTGGGGCTACAACGGCAACGGGCAAACCGAAGTGCCGACCGCGTTGCAAAACGGCGGGGCCTCATCTGTGGCGGCTAGCGGCAACCACACCTGCGCGGTAACCACGGGCGGGGCCGTTAAGTGTTGGGGCCTCAACGGAAGCGGGCAAACCAACGTGCCGACCGCGCTGCAAAACGGCGGGGCCTTATCTGTGGCGGCTGGCGGCAACAACACCTGCGCGGTAACCACGGGCGGGGCCGTTCAGTGCTGGGGCTATAACGGCAACGGGCAAGCACCCAGTGTGGTGCGTGCTACCCAGACCTTGTCCTTTACCCCAGGCACTGTGGCTGCAGGCGCACCACTGCGTGGGTTGTCTCTGGGCGGCAGCATCACCCTGGCGGCCACCTCCTCGGCCAGTTCCGGCAGCCAGCCTGTCACCTACACCAGCTGGACTCCCAGTACGTGCACCGTCAGCAATGGGGTGCTGACTCCGGTGGCCGGAGCCAGTGCTGGCAGCCTGTGCGGAGTGGTGGCATCGCGAGCGGGTGAACACAGCAGCGCAGCCAGCTTGGCCGCTGCCCCCGCACAGGCGCGCGTGCTGTTGCTCACCCAGGCCACGCCCACGCTGGCAGTCAGCACCAATCCCGCCAGCCCCGTCGCCCTTGGCACACAAGTGGCACTCACGGCCACGCTGACGGGGGCCTCCAATGCCACGGGTAATGTGGTGTTTACTTCGGGTGGCACTACCCTGTGCTCCACCACCGTAGGGGCAAGCACCCCCAACGTGGCCACTTGCCCAGCCAGTGGCCTCGCTGTGGGCTCGCACACGGTGACGGCCAGCTATGTCGGTGATGCGAACCATGCTTCCGCCAGCGGCAGCACCACGCTCACTGTCGCAGCGGCTGCACTGTCACTGCCAGGCAGCGCAGGCCAAGCCACCGTGGATGTACAAGGCCCTGCAGGGTGTCTGATCCAGAGCCCGCAGTTCACAGCCACCCCACCAGCAGGCACGCCCACGCTGCAGAACGTGAGCTTCCCGTTGGGGGTGTTCAGCTTTACGGCCAGTGGGTCGGGATGCGGCAACGCCACGCTGAACGTGAAGATCGACTACCCCGCTGGCTCACTCACCGGCTTGCAGCCACGCAAGTACGGCCCCAGCGCAGCCAATGCTGCCCCCAGCTGGTTTAACTACGGCACCATCACTGGCGACTCTGTGAGCTACTCGGTGAAGGACAACGATGTGGGGGACAACGATCTGACAGCCGGGCAGATCAAGGATCCCTTTGCTCTGGTTCTGCCTGCAGCGGCGGCTGCCCCGGGGGGAGTGGCCTCCATTCCAACGCTCAGTGAGTGGGGGGTGATCTTGTTGTCTCTGATGACGCTGGGGATGGGGATGGTCAGGGTGCGTCGGCGCTCAATTTGAGGGTGACCTTGCTGGGGTGGAGGCAAAAGAGCCTCTGCCCCAGCAGACCCTGCGCCACTGGGGATGGCCTGCCATACCAGCTCACGGACCTCGCTCCTCATTATGTGCGGCTCTCCTCGCAAGGGTGTGCAGCTGCATACATTTTGTTAAATTCGTTGCATCTTTCTGGCCCGGCGTAATGTTCAGGCTGCAAATCGCAATCCGTCCTCCTCTTCAGATCGACACCCCTTTCATGCACCATCGGTTTTCTCCCCTCACTCGCTGCGCACTGCGCATCGCCGCATGGGCGGCTACTTTATTGGGCGGCACAGCTCAAGCGGCCATGACGGTCACGCCCAGCAGTGTCTCAGCAGGTATGGCCACCCTCACGCTGAACTCGACCAGCGCAGGCACGGGCTCATGGGTGCTGTTGCGGTCTGGCAGCTGCGGCAGTGCAGCCCAAACCCAGGCTGGGGTGGATGGTTCAGGCAATGCTGCGTACAGCAAGGGCAGCTTGGCACTGGCTGCCAACACCAGCAGCAACTACACCGTGCGCCGCCTTTTGCAGTCGCAGGCGTACACCGTGTGCGCCACCAACGGCTCGGATACGGTCAGCTCCAGCTTTACTACCCAAGCCATGGCTGCCTACAACAGCCCTGCTTGGCAGGTGGTGGGCACGGCGGGGTTTTCTGCTGGTATGGCGTCTAACCAGTCCCTAACGTTCGCCCCCGACGGCACGCCCTATGTGGCGTACCAGGATGGCGGCAACAGTTCAAAGACCACCGTGATGCGCTTTGACGGAACTGCTTGGCAAGTGGTGGGCACGGCGGGGTTTTCTGCGGGTGATGCGCAGCATCAGTCACTGGCGTTCGCTCCCGATGGCATGCCCTATGTGGCTTACCGGGATGGCGGCGCTGGCGGTAAGACCAAGGTGACGCGCTTTGACGGAGCTGTCTGGCAGGTAGTGGGCGATGCGGCGGGATTTTCTGCGGGTGATGCGCAGTATCAGTCCTTGGCATTCGCCCCCGACGGCACGCCCCATGTTGCGTACACAGATTACGGCAACAGTGGTAGGACCACGGTGACGCGCTTTGACGGAACTGCTTGGCAAGTGGTGGGCACAGCGGGTTTCTCTGCGGGCTATGCTTACAACCAGTCCTTGGCGTTCGCCCCCGACGGCACGCCCCATGTTGCATACCAAGACAGCGTCTATGGCGGTAAGACCGTAGTGATGCGCTTTGACGGAACTGCTTGGCAAGCGGTGGGCACTGCGGGATTTTCTGCGGGTAATGCGCAGTACCAGTCCTTAGCGTTCGCCCCCGACGGCACGCCCTATGTGGCATACCAGGATGGCGGCAACAGTTCAAAGACCACCGTGATGAGCTTTGACGGAACTGCTTGGCAAGTGGTGGGTACGGCGGGATTTTCTGCGGGCTATGCGTCTTACCAATCCCTGGCGTTCGCCCCCGACGGATCGCCCTATGTGGCGTACTCGGATTACGGCAATGGTGGTAAGGCCACGGTGATGCGCTTTGACGGAACGACCTGGCAAGCGGTGGGCACGGCGGGGTTTTCTGCGGATAATGCGGCAAGTCAATCCTTGGCGGTCGCCCCCGACGGCACGCCCTATGTGGCGTACACGGATTACGGCGCCGGTACTATGACCACTGTGATGCGCCTGACAGGCACGGCATCTGCCCCGACGGGCCTGGCAGCGGTGGTGGGCAATGGCGCAGTCACCTTGTCCTGGACAGCCCCCGCCAGCAACGGCGGCAGCGCCATACAAAGCTACGCCGTCACAGGCACACCCGCTGGTGGCGGAGCCACGGTCAGCTGCCCCGCTCCCGTTACGACCACCACCTGCACGGTGTCTGGACTGACCAATGGAGTTAGCTACACCTTCACCGTCACTGCTACCAATGCGGCTGGCAGCAGTAACCCGTCCAGCGCTGTATCGGCTACGCCTCAGTGGAGCCAGCCAGCCCTTGCCCTGCCTGGCGGCGGTAGCGCGGCGGTCCAGATCAGCGCCCCCCCTGGATGCACCATTTCTTCAGCGCAGTTCACCAGCACCGTGGCTGCTGGCGCACCCGCAGGAGCGAGCGCTCCCAAGGGCGTGTTCAGTTTTGAGGCTGCAGGGTGTTCTAACGCAACCCTCACTGTGCGTATCGATTACCCCTCAGGGACGCTGAATGGACTGCAGCCCTACAAATACGGCCCACAGACAAGCGGTGCGGCTTCTACCTGGTTCCGGCACGGCACGATCACCGGGGACTCTGTGACATACACCATCACGGACAACGGAGTAGGAGACAGTAATACTGCACTGGGTGCCATTGCGGACCCCTTCGCCCCTCTTTTGCTGGCAGCCACGCCCAGCGGAGTTGCTGCCATTCCTACACTCAGGGAATGGGCGTTGATCATGCTTTCGCTGTTGACTGCAGCGATCGGACTAGTTGGTCTGGGACGCTCGCGCCGCGCAGTTCCAAACTAAGGGTGGAGCAAAACGCTTGCATGCCTTGCTGATCATGGCGTTAGATTGCCGTGAGATGGTGGCGGCAAGGTAGAGCGGAGCTTGCCTCGGCGCGAGGGTGGCACACCTGCAAGACCGGCTTGCGGGTGGCCTGCGTGCTTTGCTCTCCAGCGCGCCTCACCGTGAGGGTGAGACGGCAGTGGCGAAACAATGCGGCAGCGCTATGTGAGCTTTCGGGTACCTTGGCGCTGTCCCAAACCTTGATGCCTGGATTGGTTGTAGTTAACTCCATAGGGCAACTCTTCACAAATCGGTTCTGTGTGTGCCATACCGATATGCGAAGTTAAAAGCACTCATGTTGAGTAACATTGGCGTGAGCGGGGAGCCCTCAGACGCTGCGCGGGGCCCTTGACCCCTGATATTCGGTTATCACGCTCACTGCACGTGAACTTGCACCATGCATGTAAGCAGCTTGCGGCTAGTCATCCACAGACTTGGCAACGCAAACAACGTGACGATCTGTGCCGTGTTCCTCTTGTGCCCACGGTAGCGCACTTTCACATACCCAAAACTGCTGCTTGAGCGCCCTGACCGGGTGCTCCATGTTGACGCCGATGCTCGCTTTAGGCCAACCAGCGCATCCACAGGCTTGTGCTTGTCAAAAGCCCAGCATAAGCCCGGGCGCATGGTCATACGCCAGCGTACGTTCAGTTCGCTTGGCAACCCCTTGATAGACCGCATCGCCAAATGCATCCGTTTCTTGCCCATGCGGCAGTCATTGGCCTCATCACGTCGTTCGGATTGTCACTGGTACCTCGCACGCTGTGCACCAGCCCAGACTCGGCGTCTACCCCGGATGTGCGCCTTCATGCCAAAGTATCATTGTTCACCCTTCTTGTTTTGGTGCATCTCAGGGCCTCTTGGCTTACCTTTGTTCTTGGTGGATGCCGGCGCCCTAATCAGCGTGGCACCCACTATGGTGTCTGCTCTGAGTTGTAGCCCTTTGGCTTTTGGCAGTGCATTGACCGTAGCGAGGATCTGATCGGCCAGCTTGTGGCGCTGCAACACAGGTCTAAAGCGCAGGATGCTCGATTCACTGCTGATGTACTCGTCCCAGTGTGACAGGCCTGTAAGTACCGAAAGGCTGGCACGTCGTGTAAGGCCTCCTCCATGGCCGGGTCGCTGAGCTTGGACCAATGCTGCATGAAGTGGATGCGCACCAGGGTTTGCCCTGTAAATGGTTACCGGCCCCGTCGCTCCCTCTGAGGGCCGCAGGGCTCTATCAGCGAGACTAATTCGGCCCAAGGGGCCAGCAGTTCATAGCATATAGAAGCTTGCGCTTGAGCGTGCATTTTGTGGTGTTGCTCAGAGCCAGTCCGCTTTGCTTCATGCACGTATTGTCAGGGCTTCATGCTTGCTCAAACATCACAGCAACACTCGTGTAGAGGATCATTAGCGTGAAAGGCTTTTTCGGTACTCACACTGAATATTGGATATGCACTCTTTCGTTTTCCCTCCCCTTCGCTCAGAGAAACGATGAGCTCTTTATCCATCAATAAGTTCATCACTGTGTTGATGGTTTGCTAAGGCGTCCCCTCAGCTCGCACGGAAGCGCTCTTGCACTCATTCAGTCTTGGTGCTCAGTAGCTTCGATGGTTTTTTTCACCGCATGCCTGCCTATGTAGTAGGGCTCCAGCGGAATATCGGTACGTCCTGTCGCCATCAGTTCGGCCATGGTCTCGCCCACCCCGGGACTGATGGCAAAGCCTTCGCCGTTGAAGCCGAACGCATAGTGCAAGCCGGGCACTTTGGCACTGGGACCCATGATGGGCTGCCAGTCGGGGGTGTAGCCCTCGATGCCGCTCCATACGCGAACCAGCTGTACATGCTCGAAAGCGGGGACAAACCGGCGCAGTTCGCGCAGCTGGCGCAGGATGTTGTCTGGCTTGACGTAGGCGCGCACATGGTCGGCATAGGCGGGGCCTTTGAGCCCACCGCCAAAGACAATGTTGCCGCGCGAGATCTGGCGGAAGTACAGGCCCTCGTGCTCGATGGGGGACGACAGGCCGATGGATGGGCCAATGGCGTAGGGCAGAGGCTCGGTCACACCCATCTGGGGGCCACGTGGTTCCAGGTGCACGCCTTCGCCAAACTGCTCTGCCATGCGGTTGGACCAGGCACCGCAGGCTACTAGCATCTGTGGCGCTCGGTAGCGGCGGCCGTCGGCGGTGTGGGCCGTAAAACCGCGGCCGTCGTGCTCTACCTTCAGCACTTCGGCGTGTTCCACGATGTTCGCCCCGGCACGGCGGGCTGCGCGGGCAAACGCTGGACCTGCCAGACGAGGGTTGGCGTGTCCATCTTCGGGCGAGTACGAGCCTGCCACCACTCCCGGCGCAAAAATGCCCCACCGCTTGCGCAACTGCTCGGCGGTCTGCATCTCCAGCCGCAAGCCGTAGGGCTTCACATCGTGCGTGTGCTTTTCGATGATGGCGGCCTGCTTTTCGGTGTAGCACACGCGCAGGTGGCCGTAGGGCACAAACTCCGCGTCTTCGCCCAGCAGGTCCTTGATACGGCCCCACACCGCACGGGCGCGGTTGGCCAGGGGCAGCTGGTGCAGCTCGCGGCCCTGGCGGCGCACGTTGCCAAAGTTGGTACCGCTGGCCTGGCGGCCCACCAGCTCACGCTCCAGCAGCGTGACGGACTTGCCATGTTGGCGCAGAAAGAAGGCGGTGGTGGTGCCCATCAGGCCGCCACCCAGCACCAGCACATCGCTCTCATGCGTGGTGGAGGATGGGTTTGTTTGAGGGTGTGCGCTGCTCATGGCTGCACCTCGCGCGTGTTCATCATCAACGGTTTGACGGGGGCTTGCGAGCGCAGGCGGCCCACCTGTTCAACTGGGATGCTGCAGGTGTGCGCGATGACTTCTGCCGCTGCATGGCCGCAAAAGCGCCCTTGGCAGCGGCCCATGCCCACGCGGCTGAAGGCCTTGGCGCGGTTGACTTCCTGGCTGTCCAGCTCGGTCACGCAGCGGCGCAGTTCGCCCGCTGTGATGGCTTCGCAGCGGCAGACGATGGCCTCGTCGGGCAGGGTGGCTGCCTGCTGGTGAGGCCACGGAAAGGCGTGGATCAGCCCTTGGCGAAACCGGTCCATGGTGACCAGCGTGCGGCGCAGTCCTGGGGCCTGTGCGCGGTAGGCGGCTTGCCCCGCTGCGTGACCTGCATCGTTCAGCGCGGCCAGTGCGGCCAGGCGGCCTGCGGCTTCAGCCCCGTCGGCACCCAGAATGCGGGTGCCATCGCCTGCCAAATAAACCCCTTGGGTGGAGCTGCGTCCATCCTCGTCAATTTGTGGCAGCCATTGGCGGCTCTGGGGCTCGAACACAAATTCGCACCGGGCCAGGTCGGCCAGTTGGGTCTCGGACCGCAGGTGCCAGCCCATGCCCACCGCGTCGCATTCAAAGCGCTGGGTGGCACCCTGAGTGGTGCGTACCGTCACGGCTTGTACGCCCAGGGTGTCATCACCATCAATCTCCAGGGGCGTGACTCCCTGCAGTACGGGTACGCCCGCAGCGCGCAGCCCACGGATCAGCCCTAGCCCTCGCAGTGCCAATGTGGGGCGGGCGAGCAGACCCATCAAGGCTTTGGCGGATTTGAAGAACGGTGCCGTGTCGAGCACGGCCACCACCTTGGCCCCCGCCTGTACATACTGCGAGGCCACGAGGTACAGCAGTGGCCCGCTGCCCATGAAAACAACATGCGAGCCAATGGAGCAGGCCTGGGCCTTGAGGGCGATTTGCGATGCCCCGAGGCTGTAGCAGCCTGAGCGGTGCCAGCCGGGCACAGGCATGAGGCGGTCGGTAGCGCCAGCGCACAGGATGAGCGCGTCATATGCGAGCGTTGCGGGTTCGCCCTGGCTCACCACATGCAGCTCGCCTGCCGTGTGATTCCAGGCAAGGGTGTCAGGCCGGTAGTCGATGTGGGGGCGCAGGGCATCAAAGCTGTTGTGCAGCGCTTGGGCCTTATCGGCTTCGGTACCGTAGAGCTTGCTATACGGCCGCTTGAACCCCTCGGGCTGGCGGCGGTAGATCTGGCCGCCGTCGCGGCGGCTCTCGTCCACTACGGTAGGGCGCAGTCCGACTTCGACCAGGGCCTGTGCGGCGCGCACGCCTGCTGGTCCGGTGCCAACGATGACGATGCGGGGGGCAGTCATGCGTGGCCCTCGCTGGCATGT is drawn from Acidovorax sp. DW039 and contains these coding sequences:
- a CDS encoding NAD(P)/FAD-dependent oxidoreductase, whose translation is MTAPRIVIVGTGPAGVRAAQALVEVGLRPTVVDESRRDGGQIYRRQPEGFKRPYSKLYGTEADKAQALHNSFDALRPHIDYRPDTLAWNHTAGELHVVSQGEPATLAYDALILCAGATDRLMPVPGWHRSGCYSLGASQIALKAQACSIGSHVVFMGSGPLLYLVASQYVQAGAKVVAVLDTAPFFKSAKALMGLLARPTLALRGLGLIRGLRAAGVPVLQGVTPLEIDGDDTLGVQAVTVRTTQGATQRFECDAVGMGWHLRSETQLADLARCEFVFEPQSRQWLPQIDEDGRSSTQGVYLAGDGTRILGADGAEAAGRLAALAALNDAGHAAGQAAYRAQAPGLRRTLVTMDRFRQGLIHAFPWPHQQAATLPDEAIVCRCEAITAGELRRCVTELDSQEVNRAKAFSRVGMGRCQGRFCGHAAAEVIAHTCSIPVEQVGRLRSQAPVKPLMMNTREVQP
- a CDS encoding FAD-binding oxidoreductase, with the protein product MSSAHPQTNPSSTTHESDVLVLGGGLMGTTTAFFLRQHGKSVTLLERELVGRQASGTNFGNVRRQGRELHQLPLANRARAVWGRIKDLLGEDAEFVPYGHLRVCYTEKQAAIIEKHTHDVKPYGLRLEMQTAEQLRKRWGIFAPGVVAGSYSPEDGHANPRLAGPAFARAARRAGANIVEHAEVLKVEHDGRGFTAHTADGRRYRAPQMLVACGAWSNRMAEQFGEGVHLEPRGPQMGVTEPLPYAIGPSIGLSSPIEHEGLYFRQISRGNIVFGGGLKGPAYADHVRAYVKPDNILRQLRELRRFVPAFEHVQLVRVWSGIEGYTPDWQPIMGPSAKVPGLHYAFGFNGEGFAISPGVGETMAELMATGRTDIPLEPYYIGRHAVKKTIEATEHQD
- a CDS encoding IPTL-CTERM sorting domain-containing protein is translated as MAGIAGHRPPSGHRHWHIHWHTLWRSSPLQGLWALACLLWLALAAPAAQAQSTTLLPGASLGTIASQTSSGTFHTCAVTTGGAVQCWGDNGSGQTTVPTALQSGGAMYVAAGSDHTCAVTTGGAVQCWGYSGNGQTTVPNALQTGGAVYVAAGYNHTCAVTTGGAVQCWGYNDYGQTNVPTALQSGGAVSVAASLDHTCAVTTGGAVQCWGNSGTGKTTVPTALQSGGAVSVAAGFFHTCALTTGGAVQCWGHNGNGQTDVPTALQSGGAVSVAAGGFHTCAVTTGGSVQCWGGNGNGQTTVPTTLQGGGAVSVSAGYNHTCAVTTGGAVQCWGYNDYGQTTAPGALQSSGASVAAGSSHACAVTTGGAVQCWGYNGNGQTEVPTALQSGGAVSVAAGGLHTCAVTTGGSVQCWGDNYNGQTTVPTALQSGGAGSVASGSSHTCAVTTGGAVQCWGYNSNGQTTVPTALQSGGAVSVTAGGLHTCAVTTGRAVQCWGYNYDGQTTVPTALQSGGAVSVAAGLFHTCAVTTGGAVQCWGYNGNGQTEVPTALQNGGASSVAASGNHTCAVTTGGAVKCWGLNGSGQTNVPTALQNGGALSVAAGGNNTCAVTTGGAVQCWGYNGNGQAPSVVRATQTLSFTPGTVAAGAPLRGLSLGGSITLAATSSASSGSQPVTYTSWTPSTCTVSNGVLTPVAGASAGSLCGVVASRAGEHSSAASLAAAPAQARVLLLTQATPTLAVSTNPASPVALGTQVALTATLTGASNATGNVVFTSGGTTLCSTTVGASTPNVATCPASGLAVGSHTVTASYVGDANHASASGSTTLTVAAAALSLPGSAGQATVDVQGPAGCLIQSPQFTATPPAGTPTLQNVSFPLGVFSFTASGSGCGNATLNVKIDYPAGSLTGLQPRKYGPSAANAAPSWFNYGTITGDSVSYSVKDNDVGDNDLTAGQIKDPFALVLPAAAAAPGGVASIPTLSEWGVILLSLMTLGMGMVRVRRRSI
- a CDS encoding choice-of-anchor U domain-containing protein yields the protein MHHRFSPLTRCALRIAAWAATLLGGTAQAAMTVTPSSVSAGMATLTLNSTSAGTGSWVLLRSGSCGSAAQTQAGVDGSGNAAYSKGSLALAANTSSNYTVRRLLQSQAYTVCATNGSDTVSSSFTTQAMAAYNSPAWQVVGTAGFSAGMASNQSLTFAPDGTPYVAYQDGGNSSKTTVMRFDGTAWQVVGTAGFSAGDAQHQSLAFAPDGMPYVAYRDGGAGGKTKVTRFDGAVWQVVGDAAGFSAGDAQYQSLAFAPDGTPHVAYTDYGNSGRTTVTRFDGTAWQVVGTAGFSAGYAYNQSLAFAPDGTPHVAYQDSVYGGKTVVMRFDGTAWQAVGTAGFSAGNAQYQSLAFAPDGTPYVAYQDGGNSSKTTVMSFDGTAWQVVGTAGFSAGYASYQSLAFAPDGSPYVAYSDYGNGGKATVMRFDGTTWQAVGTAGFSADNAASQSLAVAPDGTPYVAYTDYGAGTMTTVMRLTGTASAPTGLAAVVGNGAVTLSWTAPASNGGSAIQSYAVTGTPAGGGATVSCPAPVTTTTCTVSGLTNGVSYTFTVTATNAAGSSNPSSAVSATPQWSQPALALPGGGSAAVQISAPPGCTISSAQFTSTVAAGAPAGASAPKGVFSFEAAGCSNATLTVRIDYPSGTLNGLQPYKYGPQTSGAASTWFRHGTITGDSVTYTITDNGVGDSNTALGAIADPFAPLLLAATPSGVAAIPTLREWALIMLSLLTAAIGLVGLGRSRRAVPN